From Methylomonas sp. EFPC3, a single genomic window includes:
- the mtgA gene encoding monofunctional biosynthetic peptidoglycan transglycosylase has product MKRLASVAVWCFLASSLLLVAALRVLPAPTSAFMLHQHIDDLAEGRAYRPINQNWVGRERISAHAFHAVIASEDQLFYQHNGFDVDAIGKAFQQYLRGGKLRGASTISQQVAKNLFLSPAKHFVRKGLEIWFTVLIEALWDKQRILEVYLNIAEFGDHLFGIEAASRHYFGIPARQLSAAQAALLAATLPNPILLKADQPSAYVLKRQSWILGQMRNLTD; this is encoded by the coding sequence TTGAAACGTCTGGCAAGTGTCGCAGTGTGGTGCTTTTTGGCCAGTTCCCTGTTGCTGGTCGCGGCGCTAAGGGTTTTGCCGGCGCCGACTTCGGCCTTCATGCTGCACCAGCATATCGACGATCTGGCCGAAGGCAGGGCTTACCGGCCGATCAATCAGAATTGGGTCGGCCGCGAGCGGATTTCGGCGCATGCCTTTCATGCGGTGATCGCCTCTGAGGACCAGTTGTTCTACCAGCATAACGGCTTCGACGTCGATGCGATCGGCAAAGCCTTTCAGCAATATTTACGGGGCGGCAAATTGCGCGGCGCCAGCACGATTAGCCAGCAAGTGGCGAAAAACCTGTTTCTGAGCCCAGCGAAACACTTCGTGCGCAAGGGCTTGGAGATCTGGTTTACCGTACTGATAGAGGCGCTGTGGGACAAACAGCGGATTTTGGAGGTGTATCTGAACATCGCCGAATTCGGCGATCACCTGTTCGGTATCGAGGCCGCCAGCCGGCATTACTTCGGTATTCCGGCCCGGCAGTTGTCGGCGGCGCAAGCGGCATTGCTTGCTGCCACGCTGCCGAATCCGATCTTGCTCAAGGCCGACCAACCCAGCGCTTATGTGCTGAAACGGCAGAGCTGGATTCTCGGCCAGATGCGAAACTTGACCGACTGA
- the yjgA gene encoding ribosome biogenesis factor YjgA, translating to MKHEDYDDAEFEDEDDFEDDGYDDRTQFAYDDEVEEEDEVEYYAVRPNKTRIKKEIAAIFAMAEEISALAPAHIAEFELPENIEKALCDAGKMGRNAAKKRLLKYITGQMRELDVDAIREKLARLKNRSAHGVREHHQAERWRDQLLSEAGNAALTQLVSEFPEADTQHLRQLQRNALKEAKDAKPPKSARLLYKYLKQLISDTGHSTAADAAEPEDDSD from the coding sequence ATGAAACACGAAGATTACGACGACGCAGAATTCGAAGACGAAGACGATTTCGAGGACGACGGCTACGACGACCGCACCCAATTTGCCTACGACGACGAAGTCGAGGAAGAGGACGAAGTCGAATATTACGCGGTCCGCCCCAACAAGACCCGCATCAAAAAAGAGATTGCGGCGATTTTCGCCATGGCGGAAGAAATCAGCGCGTTGGCACCGGCCCACATCGCCGAGTTCGAATTGCCGGAGAACATCGAGAAAGCGCTATGCGACGCCGGCAAGATGGGCCGCAATGCGGCGAAAAAGCGCCTGTTAAAGTACATCACCGGTCAGATGCGCGAATTGGATGTCGACGCGATCCGGGAAAAGCTGGCGCGCTTGAAAAACCGCAGCGCCCACGGTGTGCGCGAACACCATCAGGCCGAGCGCTGGCGCGACCAACTGTTGAGCGAAGCCGGCAACGCCGCGTTGACGCAGTTAGTGTCCGAATTTCCGGAGGCCGATACCCAGCATCTGCGCCAACTGCAACGCAACGCGCTGAAAGAAGCCAAGGACGCCAAACCGCCGAAGTCGGCGCGCCTGCTCTACAAATACCTGAAACAATTAATCAGCGACACCGGCCATTCCACCGCAGCCGACGCGGCAGAGCCGGAAGACGATTCGGACTGA
- a CDS encoding phosphoheptose isomerase, whose translation MSLQDRIIAHFSDSIQTKQNAMASLCELIEFASQKIVEALVNDRKVLTCGNGGSAGDAQHFSSEMLNRFERERPALPAIALTTDTSTITSIANDYHYDEVFAKQLRALGQAGDILLVYTSSGNSGNIVKAVKVAHDRDMTVIALSGKDGGALAGVLNETDIEIRVPSDSTARIQEVHLLISHCLCDLIDHQLFGG comes from the coding sequence ATGAGCTTACAAGACCGCATCATCGCCCATTTTTCCGACAGTATTCAAACCAAGCAAAATGCGATGGCCAGCTTGTGCGAACTGATCGAATTCGCCTCGCAGAAAATCGTCGAAGCCTTGGTCAACGACCGGAAAGTGCTGACCTGCGGTAACGGCGGCTCGGCCGGCGACGCCCAGCACTTTTCCTCGGAAATGCTGAACCGCTTCGAACGCGAACGGCCGGCGCTACCGGCGATCGCCTTGACCACCGACACTTCGACCATCACTTCCATCGCCAACGATTACCACTACGACGAAGTGTTCGCCAAACAATTGCGGGCGCTGGGTCAGGCCGGCGACATCCTGCTGGTCTACACCAGCAGCGGCAATTCCGGCAATATCGTCAAGGCCGTCAAAGTCGCCCATGATCGCGACATGACCGTCATCGCCTTGAGCGGGAAGGACGGCGGCGCTCTGGCCGGCGTGTTGAACGAGACCGATATCGAGATCCGGGTGCCGTCCGATTCGACGGCCAGGATTCAGGAAGTGCATTTACTGATCTCGCACTGCCTGTGCGATTTGATCGACCACCAATTATTCGGCGGCTAA
- a CDS encoding YraN family protein — protein sequence MLFGKPKPAHLQKGAGAEQRAAAHLQQQGLQLVCSNFRCKHGELDLVMRDGAVLVIVEVRYRKSEQFGGALASITAQKQARIVAATQHYVIINNLSHCAIRFDVVAISGDNRLNWIKNAFQT from the coding sequence ATGCTGTTCGGCAAACCCAAACCGGCCCATCTGCAAAAAGGCGCCGGCGCCGAACAAAGGGCGGCCGCCCACCTGCAACAACAAGGCCTGCAACTGGTCTGCAGCAATTTCCGCTGCAAGCACGGCGAGCTGGATCTGGTGATGCGCGACGGCGCCGTGCTGGTCATCGTCGAAGTCCGCTACCGTAAATCGGAGCAATTTGGCGGCGCGTTGGCCAGTATTACCGCGCAAAAGCAGGCGCGCATCGTCGCGGCCACGCAACACTATGTCATAATCAACAACCTGAGCCATTGCGCGATCCGTTTCGATGTCGTGGCAATCTCCGGCGATAACCGCCTCAATTGGATCAAAAACGCGTTTCAAACCTGA
- a CDS encoding penicillin-binding protein activator encodes MSASKLGAIMPRRLPSCCFFGLLLLSACAGEPPARKPQFEVKPPASAKRPKPAEASAAARSYRLQDSRSGVRLLDADTRLQAGDSAGARQALDAVNPAELNPEQTSKYKLIDGQIALSMGDAETAVRKLEGVRPAVLAEADQIAYYQSMAFAQSLLGDVLAGVRMRLKLGRLLTDRDRQKQNIIAILDALSVLPSETLSTTASVADELSGWMALAKILKQRNMPGFDSAGQIQQWKQTFPGHPANADYLQAYLNGAPAVAAEAAPEPDQQTPQPAATAASGPLIAVLLPNSGQYAAAGKAIRNGLATAYRLAASAAPQPALKYYDSDSGDIVALYKQAVADGAKQVIGPLVKEQIQTLADSGDLSVPVLALNHVENLSKANLYQFGLSPIDDAEQLVLKARRDGLQNAVLLTPETPQGQRIRHYLMSAWQAAGGAVLGVQSYDPKSRDFSAVVKALLAPSVNTTGAKQTLAVFISAGPEQAREIAPQLRYSQSSELAVYAMPNIYSGRPNPAKDTDLGKITFCDVPWLFGEVYGGPLSQQALQSAWQGLSDSQIKLVALGVDAFNVLGQLGQLGTASYAGATGRLASNGENRITRKLACAEFKAGVPAAAAYLE; translated from the coding sequence ATGTCCGCATCTAAACTGGGCGCCATTATGCCGCGTCGCTTGCCGAGCTGCTGTTTTTTCGGCCTGCTACTGCTCAGCGCCTGTGCCGGCGAACCGCCGGCCCGCAAACCGCAATTCGAAGTCAAGCCGCCGGCCAGCGCCAAACGGCCGAAACCGGCGGAAGCCTCCGCGGCCGCGCGCAGCTACCGCTTGCAAGACAGCCGCAGCGGAGTGCGATTGCTGGATGCCGATACCCGCCTGCAAGCCGGCGACAGTGCCGGCGCCCGCCAGGCCCTGGACGCAGTCAACCCGGCCGAACTCAATCCGGAACAAACCAGTAAATACAAACTGATCGACGGCCAGATTGCGCTGAGCATGGGCGATGCCGAAACCGCGGTGCGCAAATTGGAAGGGGTAAGGCCGGCGGTGCTGGCGGAAGCGGACCAGATCGCCTATTACCAGTCGATGGCTTTTGCCCAGTCCTTGCTCGGCGATGTGCTGGCCGGCGTGCGGATGCGGTTGAAGCTGGGCCGGCTGTTGACCGACCGCGACCGGCAAAAGCAGAACATCATCGCCATTCTCGACGCCCTCAGCGTATTGCCGAGCGAAACCCTGAGCACGACCGCCTCGGTCGCCGACGAATTGAGCGGCTGGATGGCGCTGGCCAAAATTCTGAAACAGCGCAATATGCCGGGCTTCGATAGCGCCGGCCAAATCCAGCAATGGAAGCAAACCTTTCCCGGCCATCCGGCCAATGCCGACTACCTGCAAGCCTATCTGAACGGCGCGCCGGCCGTCGCCGCAGAAGCCGCGCCCGAGCCGGACCAGCAAACGCCGCAACCGGCGGCGACTGCGGCCAGCGGCCCGCTGATCGCGGTGCTGCTGCCCAATTCCGGCCAGTATGCGGCGGCCGGCAAGGCGATCAGAAACGGCCTGGCCACCGCCTATCGCCTGGCGGCCAGTGCCGCGCCGCAACCGGCCTTGAAATATTACGACAGCGACAGCGGCGACATCGTCGCGCTCTACAAACAAGCCGTCGCCGACGGCGCCAAACAGGTGATCGGCCCGTTGGTGAAGGAGCAGATTCAGACCCTGGCCGACAGCGGCGACCTGAGCGTGCCGGTACTGGCCTTGAACCATGTCGAGAACCTGAGCAAAGCCAACCTCTACCAATTCGGCCTGAGCCCGATCGACGACGCCGAACAGTTGGTATTGAAAGCTCGCCGCGACGGTTTGCAGAACGCCGTGCTGTTGACCCCGGAAACGCCGCAAGGCCAACGTATCCGCCATTATCTGATGTCGGCCTGGCAAGCGGCCGGTGGCGCCGTGCTTGGGGTACAGAGTTACGACCCGAAATCGCGCGACTTCAGTGCCGTGGTCAAAGCCCTGCTGGCGCCGAGCGTGAATACCACCGGCGCGAAACAGACTTTGGCCGTATTCATCAGCGCCGGGCCGGAACAGGCGCGGGAGATTGCGCCGCAATTGCGCTATAGCCAAAGCAGCGAGCTTGCGGTTTACGCGATGCCCAACATCTACAGCGGCCGCCCCAATCCGGCCAAAGATACCGATTTGGGCAAAATCACGTTTTGCGATGTACCCTGGCTGTTCGGCGAGGTCTACGGCGGACCGCTCAGCCAACAAGCGTTGCAAAGCGCCTGGCAAGGCCTGAGCGACAGCCAGATCAAACTGGTGGCGCTGGGCGTCGATGCCTTCAACGTATTGGGTCAATTAGGCCAGCTGGGCACCGCATCTTATGCCGGCGCCACCGGCCGTTTAGCGTCGAACGGCGAAAACCGCATCACCCGCAAATTGGCCTGCGCCGAATTCAAGGCCGGAGTACCCGCTGCGGCCGCTTACCTCGAATAA